The following coding sequences lie in one Rhinolophus ferrumequinum isolate MPI-CBG mRhiFer1 chromosome 16, mRhiFer1_v1.p, whole genome shotgun sequence genomic window:
- the PLAC9 gene encoding placenta-specific protein 9 isoform X3, whose amino-acid sequence MSALRPQGLWAPRGVWRGLWRGRVRLSQKARSRPGILAGTASISSRADRRDPGEGGGGQTAPCGPCSARWPGSPCSAPRAPTPMLIPPPRDSAYCTILKVYKPRSQLPSISPRSSPEAACAHPSGSGWKPHLHPPRPPQGTMNCGSEHRERMEANPDPEQPLAE is encoded by the exons ATGTCCGCCCTCCGCCCGCAGGGTCTCTGGGCTCCGCGCGGGGTGTGGAGGGGCCTCTGGAGGGGGCGGGTTCGTTTGAGCCAGAAAGCCCGGAGCCGCCCAGGAATTTTGGCTGGGACTGCGAGCATTTCCTCCCGGGCGGACCGGCGCGATCCCGGGGAGGGTGGCGGCGGGCAGACGGCACCATGCGGCCCCTGCTCTGCGCGCTGGCCGGGCTCGCCCTGCTCCGCGCCGCGGGCGCCGACGCCG ATGCTCATTCCTCCACCCCGAGACTCTGCATATTGTACAATACTGAAAGTGTACAAGCCACGTTCCCAGTTACCCAGCATCTCACCCAGGTCTTCGCCAGAGGCAGCGTGTGCTCATCCTAGTGGTTCAG GATGGAAGCCCCACCTGCACCCCCCAAGACCACCTCAGGGTACAATGAACTGTGGGAGTGAGCACAGGGAAAGAATGGAGGCCAATCCTGACCCCGAGCAGCCCCTGGCTGAGTAA